One Roseburia rectibacter DNA window includes the following coding sequences:
- a CDS encoding ATP-binding protein, translating to MKKKINTGFMLIAAIAIVVTAVCSMFLFYQILEEQIFDDLKANAHVVSVISPDQLSKDITYSLETDGLRITCVDENGDVEYDSMEDVSSMENHKERPEIAEAMKNGEGKSIRVSSTSSKHTFYYALRKEDGSVVRVAKESGSIYHLVSTMSGLILAVGLMVFLMCVFYSYRLTRRLMAPIEKMADNIVLVDETEVYEEMQPFISMIKKQHMDILNHAQMRQEFTANVSHELKTPLTAISGYAELIASGMTGGEDTVHFANEIHRSAERLQSLINDIIKLSELDDSDLKLEFETVDLHELGEQCVSSMQMQAEKNEVTLQLEGTSVPMSGNKTLLEELLFNLCSNAVRYNKKGGSVTIVTAIENTRPVLIVKDTGIGIPKEQQERVFERFYRVDKSRSKSTGGTGLGLAIVKHIVAQHDAQISMTSEVGVGTEIKVVF from the coding sequence ATGAAGAAAAAGATCAATACCGGGTTTATGTTGATTGCGGCAATCGCCATTGTGGTGACTGCCGTTTGTTCTATGTTTCTGTTTTATCAGATTTTAGAAGAACAGATATTTGATGATCTAAAGGCAAATGCACATGTTGTTTCAGTGATAAGTCCGGATCAGTTATCGAAAGATATCACTTATTCTTTGGAAACCGATGGACTGCGCATTACATGCGTGGATGAAAATGGTGATGTGGAATATGACAGCATGGAAGATGTATCTTCCATGGAAAATCATAAAGAACGTCCGGAGATCGCAGAAGCAATGAAAAATGGTGAGGGAAAATCAATCCGTGTCTCATCCACTTCGTCGAAGCATACTTTTTATTATGCACTCAGAAAAGAAGATGGAAGTGTTGTGCGTGTAGCAAAAGAGAGCGGAAGCATTTATCATCTGGTGTCTACGATGTCGGGGCTGATCTTGGCGGTTGGACTGATGGTATTTCTGATGTGTGTATTTTATTCATACCGCCTGACGCGGAGACTGATGGCACCGATCGAGAAGATGGCAGACAATATCGTTCTCGTGGATGAGACAGAAGTTTATGAGGAAATGCAGCCATTTATTTCCATGATCAAAAAGCAGCATATGGATATCTTAAACCATGCGCAGATGCGGCAGGAGTTTACAGCCAATGTCTCACATGAATTAAAAACGCCGCTGACAGCTATCTCCGGATATGCAGAACTGATCGCAAGCGGAATGACAGGCGGTGAGGATACCGTGCATTTTGCAAATGAGATCCATAGGAGCGCGGAGCGGCTGCAGTCGCTGATCAATGATATTATTAAGTTGTCAGAATTAGATGACAGTGATTTAAAACTTGAATTTGAGACGGTTGATCTGCATGAGCTTGGAGAGCAGTGCGTCAGCTCCATGCAGATGCAGGCAGAGAAAAACGAGGTGACATTGCAATTAGAGGGGACGTCTGTTCCGATGAGCGGGAATAAGACACTGCTTGAGGAACTGTTGTTTAACCTTTGCAGTAATGCGGTGCGCTACAACAAAAAAGGCGGCAGTGTCACGATCGTGACTGCCATCGAAAATACAAGACCGGTACTGATCGTAAAAGATACCGGTATCGGAATCCCAAAAGAACAGCAGGAACGTGTATTTGAGCGTTTCTACCGTGTTGATAAAAGCCGTTCGAAATCTACCGGCGGTACAGGTCTTGGACTTGCCATCGTAAAACACATTGTTGCCCAGCATGATGCACAGATTTCAATGACGAGTGAAGTCGGTGTGGGAACAGAGATCAAAGTTGTGTTTTAG
- a CDS encoding response regulator transcription factor → MATIYIVEDDINIREIERYALKNSGYEVEEFEGSAPFFKRLEKNIPSLILLDIMLPGEDGLDILTKIRADKATAEVPVIMVTAKTSELDKVKGLDLGADDYITKPFGVMELISRVKAMLRRTSRVHEDSQLIHEDILMDMDKHAVTVAGQTCELTFKEFELLKYLMLNQGIVLSRDKIMDQVWGFEYEGESRTVDMHIKTLRQKLGAAGSCIKTVRNVGYMIE, encoded by the coding sequence ATGGCAACAATCTATATAGTGGAAGACGATATTAATATTCGTGAAATTGAGCGGTATGCACTCAAAAACAGTGGCTATGAAGTGGAAGAATTTGAGGGCAGTGCACCATTTTTTAAGCGTCTGGAAAAAAATATTCCGTCACTGATCCTTTTAGATATCATGCTTCCGGGGGAGGACGGACTGGATATTTTAACAAAGATAAGGGCAGATAAGGCAACTGCAGAGGTTCCGGTCATCATGGTAACGGCAAAGACAAGTGAACTTGATAAAGTAAAAGGACTTGATCTTGGAGCGGATGATTATATCACAAAACCGTTTGGTGTGATGGAGCTGATCTCCCGTGTGAAGGCAATGCTTAGAAGAACAAGCCGCGTGCATGAAGATTCACAGCTGATTCATGAAGATATTCTTATGGATATGGATAAACATGCTGTTACCGTTGCAGGGCAGACGTGTGAACTGACGTTTAAAGAGTTTGAATTACTGAAGTACCTGATGCTCAATCAGGGAATCGTTTTATCAAGAGATAAGATCATGGATCAGGTATGGGGCTTCGAGTATGAGGGTGAGAGCCGTACCGTTGATATGCATATCAAAACACTGCGGCAGAAACTTGGTGCAGCGGGAAGCTGTATCAAGACCGTGCGGAATGTGGGGTACATGATAGAATGA